The Alicyclobacillus macrosporangiidus CPP55 genome segment ACCTGATCATCCACGGGGACAACCTGGTCGCCCTCAAGTCCCTCCTGCCTCTGTATCGGGAGCAGGTCAAGGTGGTGTACATCGATCCACCGTACAACACGGGCACCGAGTCCTGGGTGTACAACGACAACGTGGACGCGCCGATGATGCGCGCGTGGCTGGGGCGGGTGGTGGACCGGGACGATCTGACCCGCCATGACAAGTGGCTGTGCATGATGATGCCGAGGCTTCAGCTGCTCCGGGAGCTGCTGCGGCCCGACGGCGTGATCTTCGTCAGCATCGATGCGAACGAGATCCATCACCTGCGCTGCCTGATGGATGAGGTGTTCGGCGAGGAGAACTACCGAGATACCATCGTCATCCGGCGCGGGGCGAAGAATGTCCAGGCCCAGTTCGACACCATCGGCGCCTTGTCCAACGGTTACGAGTCCATCCTGGTCTACTCGAAAAGCCCCGAGGTTCGGTTTCACAAGGTCTACGAGGACCTGAAGGAGGACCGTCCTGGCGGTTGGAACCATCACTGGCGGGGGACGGACCGGCCGACGATGCGCTACCCGCTGTTCGGCATCACGCCAAAGACCGGTCAATGGCGGTGGCAGGATTCCAGGAGTCTGGCCGCCATCCGAAATTACGAACGTTTGGTGGAGGATCTCCGCCGCCGGGGATGGGCCCTGACGCAAGAGAACATCGACCGGTGGTACCTGGAGTGGACCGAGCGCACGGGGGAACCTCTCGACCTTCTGCGGCTGTCGGAGTCGGGGATGCCGGAGCACTACGTACCGCCCGCCAGGCGGAAGCTGTTGAGCAACCTGTGGACGGATCTGAAACCGAACGGGCATCGCCAGGTGGCGCAGCTGTTCGGGCGGCGGGTGTTCGACAACCCGAAGCCGGTCGAACTCGTCCAACGATTGATTCGATTCGCCTCGGACGAACCGGACATCTTGGTCCTGGACGCGTTTGCCGGGACCGGGACGACGGCCCACGCGGTCCTGGCGATGAATCGGGAGGACGGCGGGCGGCGCCGGTTCATCCTCATCGAGATGGAGCCCTACGCGGACACGGTCACCGCGGAGCGCGTCCGGCGCGTCATGCGGGGCGTGCCCGACGCAAAGGACGAGGCCCTGCGGCGCGGGTACGGCGGGTCGTTCTCCTACTACGAGATCGGGCGGCCGATGGAGCTCGAGGGGCTCTTGTCCGGAGCGTGCCTGCCCGCTTACGAAGAGCTCGCTCGGTACGTGTTCCACACGGCGACCGGGGAGGTGTTCCGGCCGGAAGTGCTCGACCGGCGGCGGTGGTTCATCGGCGAGAGCCGTGCCTACGAGGTGTACCTGCTTTACGAACCGGATGTGGCCGCCCTGCAGTCCTTGGCGATCACGCCGGAATTCGTGCAGGCGTTGGGCCCACCTGCCAGTCCGAAGCGGCGATTGGTGTTCGCTCCGGCCCGCCTGGTGGAGGATGAGATGCTCGCTGCCTGCGGGGTGGAGTTTGCGCAGCTGCCCTACGATCTGTTCCGGGAGGGCGGGGGATCGGCATGATGCCGCTCAAGGACTACCAGCGCCGGGCACTCACGGTGGTGGAGACGTATCTGCATGCCCTGCGGGAACACCGCGACCGGTGGGCCGATCCGGACGGGGCGCGGCCGGCATGGGATTTCACCGCGGAGGCATGGCGAGCGGTATCCGATGCACCGCTCGCCGCCCGCCGCACCGGGGCGGGGGATCCGCTGCCGTCCTTCTGCGTCCAGATTCCCACCGGTGGGGGGAAAACCTACCTCGCGGTGCGGATCGTCGATCTGGTGCAGCGCATCTATCTCAGGCGCCGGGCGGGCGTGGTCCTGTGGGTGGTGCCGACCCGCCAGATCTATCGCCAGACCCTGGCGGCTTTGAAGGATCGGGCCCATCCGTACCGGCAGTTCCTCGAGCTCGCCACAGGGGGGCGGGTGCGGGTGGTGGAGAAGACGGACCGCTTTCGCCCGGGGGATCTGGCGGATCATCTGTTGGTGCTGATGTTGATGCTGCCTTCGGCCAACCGGCGGGATCGAGAGACCCTGCGCCTGTTCCAGGACACCGGCGGCTGGGACGACTTTTTCCCGGCGGAGTGGGATCGGACGGCTCACGAGCGGTTGCTCGCGCGCTGGCGGAACCTGGACTACTACGGTTCGGCGGGCGATCCGCGCGGCATTCAGGTGAAGACGTCGCTTGGCAACGTGCTGCGGATGTGCTCCCCCCTGGTGATCCTCGACGAGGGCCAGAAGGCGTACAGCCCCGGCGCGCAGCGCACCCTGCGGGGGTTCAATCCGTGCATGGTGGTGGAGCTGTCGGCCACCCCGCCGCGGGGCAGCCCGGTGCTGGTGCGGATCCCCGGGCGGGCGTTGAAAGAGGAAGAGATGGTCAAGCTCGACCTGCACGTCGTCAACCGGGACGTCGCCCGCTGGCAGGAGACGCTGCGGGAGAGCGTGGCGTGGCGCGATCGGCTGGAAGCGGCGGCGGAGCGGCACCGGGCGGAGACGGGCCGGTATATCCGTCCCATCTGCCTGATCCAGGTGGAGCGCACGGGGCGGGACCAGCGGGAATCGGGACACATCCACGCGGATCACGTCCACTGGGAATTGGTTCACACGCACCGGATTCCGGCCGACCAGATCGCCGTCAAGTCCAGCGAGCGGGACGACATCGAGGGCATCGACCTGCTGTCGCCAGCGTGCCCCGTCCGGTTCATCATCACGAAACAGGCCCTGCAGGAAGGATGGGACTGCCCGTTCGCCTACGTCCTGACGCTGCTGGCGAACCCGGCCTCGCCGACAGCGCTCACACAGCTGGTGGGCCGCATCCTCCGCCAGCCGTACGCGCGAAAGACGGGTGTCCGGTTGCTCGATGAGAGCTACGTCTTCTGCTTCCGCCGGGACGCGGCGGAGCTCGCCCGGGCGATCCGGGACGGACTGGAACGGGAGGGGCTGGGAGATCTGACCGGCCGCGTGCGGGTGTCGGACCGCTTGCGGGAAGGGGACGATGGGCCAGCGGGCGGGCGCGGGCCGAGGCGTCATCCCCGCGGCGGGGACGCCAGTGGCGCGGCCGCAGGTGGTCCTGTTGAAGTTGGCCCGGCTGAGCTTGGCTCCGTCGCGCGGGCAGCCCCAGAAGGCCCGAAGGCCTGTGCCAACGTGTCGATGGCCGCCCTGGGACAGGTTCGCTGGGGGGATTTCACGCTCGAGCGCATCCGGAACCTCAGGCCGCACGACTCGCCCCGCGAGGGCGCGGGATCGGGCGCCGCGGAGGTCAACCGGCTCTATCTCACGCGCGCGCTCCAGGCGGAGGTGCCCAACCCATGGGTGGCGTGGGCACTGGTGGACCGCGCGCTTCACATCCTGCGGCAGGAGTGCGGTTGGGACGAGGCCGCGTTGGCGGCGAATCAGGGATGGATCGCGGAGGCGTTGGCCGAGGCCGTCGGGGCGGAACGGGATGATCAACTGCGCGCGATGTCACACGGCGGGAGGTGGAAGGACCCATGCTCGGGGGATGGGTGATGACGTGGATCGCGGGGGTGTTTCCCTTGCTGTCGTTCGTCTTGCCGTTGATCCTGTACTACCGGTGGAAGGCGGTCTGGCTGTCGACGTTGGTGGTGCTGTTCGGGTCGCTGGCGGCCCTGTGGGCCTGGTTCAGCCTGACGTTCTGGCCCTGGGTGTTGGCGTATGTCATGCTGGCCTGGTTGGGCTGTTGGGCGGGCGCATGGCTGCGCCAACGGAGGCCTCCTCGGGGAGCGGCGGACCGGCGAGCGGACGCGGGCGGCCGTTAGGGGACCGGGGATCGGCGCGGGGGCCGTCCTGGGCGGCCCCTCACGCGTTGCTCTGGTCGTTCGGCAGGATGTACACCGGGACGTGGTATTTGACGCCAAAGTGTCGGGCCACCTGGACGTCGTCGTAATAGATGTCGATGTGGTGGCCAGCGATGGCGCCGCCCGTGTCCTCGGCGACGCGGTAGCCGATGCCCGGGATGAAGACGCGGGTGCCGTACGGGATGACGCGCGGATCGACCGCGACGGTTTCGCCCTGGACCACGTGTTTGCCGGTGGAAGTCACGCCGTACAAGGGATCGCCCGGATTCTTGCCGGTCGACTCAAACCCGGCGGTGTACGCGGTCAGCGTGCAGTAGATGACCCGCGTGCCCTTGGGCAGAAACTGCATCGGGTCGCTGCCGCGCGAGCTGAGGGTCTGCGGCGCCGGGTCCGGGGTGCGGCGCACCTCCAGGCCGAGCAGGGACCGCACGGGATCGCGCCAGCCGGGGGGATGGTACACGAGCTTTTGCCCGATCTGCAGCATGTCCGGGTTAACGATCTCGTTGTCTGCGATCAGCTGGGCCACGGGCACCCCCAAGCGGTCCGACAGCGTCCACAGGGTGTCGCCCGGCCGCACAGTGTACACCTCGGTGGGCTGGAAGTGAAAGCTCGGCATGCGGTCGTCGATCACGGTGGTGGTGGGCAGCTCGACCGCCGCCCAAGCGACCACAGGCGCCGCCAGGATGCCCAGGAGTCCCGCCAGCCAAGCGCGTTCGCTTCGGGTCACGTCTTTTTCCTCCCATTCCATGCAGGTTACGTTCTCTACCAGCATGGACCGGGGAGAGGAAAGATAAACATGAACGCGAAAAAATGGATGAAAAAGAGAAAGTATTGTGTGAATTCATTCCCGGCGACGCACCGGAGGGTCGCCGGGACCGGGTTGAGGCGGACCGGTCAGGCCGTGGGGGTGCGGTCGAGCAAAAGGTCGATCTCGCTTTTGTACTTGTTCCCCGGTGTCTCGAGGATCTGGGGGATCCCGCGCAAGACCTCGTGATGGACGATGCGCTTGAGGGCCTCGAGGCCGATGGACCCCTCGCCGATGTTGGCGTGCCGGTCCTTATGGGAGTTGAACGGGGTCTTGGAGTCGTTGATGTGCGCCACCTTGAGGCGGTCCAAGCCCAGCACCTCGTCGAAGTGGTGCAGGAACCCGTCGAAGTCGTTGACGATGTCGTAGCCGTAGCTGTAATTGTGGCAGGTGTCGATGCACACGCCGAGCTTGTCCTGATGCTTCACGCGGCTGATGATCTCGGCGATCTGCTCGAGTGAGTTGCCCACTTTCGATCCGTCGCCCGCCATGGTCTCGAGGCAGATGGTCAGCTTCTCCTCGCCGGTCAGAATGCTGTTGAGGGCTTCTGCGATCCGCTCGATGGCGTACGCTTCTCCTTCCCCCACATGGCTGCCGGGGTGCATCACGATGTACCGGAAGCCCAGATACTCGACGCGCTCAATCTCCTCCTTGAGCACCATCACGCCGTAGTCCCAGGTCTCCGGCTTCGGGCTGGCCAGGTTGACCAGATAGGACAGGTGCACGACCGGATCGACGATATCGTGCTCGGCCATGAGGGCGAGTGCTTCATCGCGGTGGAACTCGGTGATGGGCCGGGCCTTTCCGCCCCGGTTGCTGCGCGTGTAGATCATGTAGGTGTTGGCCTCGTAGGACAGGGTCTCCTCGACGGCGGCCAAAAGCCCTGTCTTTGCGACGGACACGTTGGCGCCGAGCAGAATTCGATCTTCATTGGATGGCACTTCACAAGCCTCCTCGCAATGGTTCGGACTCAGCATACCAACTTTGCTGAGAAAAGGGAACGCCGCCTCCTGCGCAGCGAATGCCCCATGCACAGGTGCGAACGGAATCCAAGTCAAGCGGGTCATCCGCCGATCGGAAAGTAGGTGTACTATAATGGGAGCATGCGGTGGACGAAGCATTTCATGGCTGTCGCGGTTGCGGTAAAGAGTCTGAAACTTCAATGAGAATGAAAGATACCAACCGTTTGGTACGGAGGCGGTGCTCCGGTGCGGCGTCGGCGGAGAATCGGAAGATGGTTGAACGGATTGTGCGCGGCAGGGGCGACCTTGGTTCTGTGCGATCTCGCGGCGTTCGGGGCGGGTCCGCTCCCGCCCTTGGGGGCAGCGTTCAATCCCGGGACGGGCGTGTGGACGGCCGCGAAGGACGCAGTGTTGCCGCGGGACACGTCCCTGCGGGTACCCGGGCTGCAGCAGCCGGTGCAGGTGAGGTTTGATCCAAACGGGACGGCGTACATCGACGCGAAGACCGACCACGATCTGTTCCTCGCGCTCGGGTATCTGCACGCCAAGAACCGTCTGTTCCAGATGGACCTGATGCGCCGCCAGGGAGAGGGCCGGCTGGCGGAGATCGTCGGGGCGAAGGCGCTGCCGTCCGACGAGCTGGAGCTGCAACTGGGCCTGCTCCGGACCGCCCAGCAGGAATGGAATCAGATGGGGGCGGGGGATCCCGCGCGCCAAGCGCTCCTGGCGTACACCGACGGCGTCAACGCCTGTATCGCCGAGGAGAAGCGAAACGGCACCCTGCCCATGATGTTCAAGCTCCTCGGGTATGAACCGAAGCCCTGGACGCCGGTGGATACCCTCGTGATCCAGGGCGACATGACCCAGACGCTCGATTTCACCACGACGCCGCTGGACTACGCCCTCCTGGTGCAGTCGCTCGGGTACGGCCGCACGATGGCCTGGTTCCCGGTGCTGCCACCGAACGCGCAGAACCCGTATGATCCCGGCCCCTACCGCAAGGACCCGCCAGGCCCCATCGAGCAGCCGGTGCCTGCGGTGCCCGCGGCGACCATGCAGGGCACATCCTTCCAGGCAGCGGCCGGGCAGGGAGCGGCGGGGAAGGATGTACGGGGATCGTCCGGGCAGGGTGGATCGGCTCTGCCGGCCGCCGACACCACCGCCGTCCTCGACGTGCTGGAGCGGCTGCGGAATCTGCCTCCGACCGCGATTCACCACGGATCGAACAGCAACAACTGGGCGGTGGACGGGACGAAGACGGCGTCGGGAAAGCCGATGCTGGCGGGCGATCCGCACCTGAGCCAGACCTTGCCGGCCATCTGGTATCAGGTGGCGGCGCGATCGCCCTCGTACGACTTCACCGGCGTCAGCATCCCGGGGACGCCGGTGGTGTTGATCGGTAAGAATCAGCACATCGCATGGAGCTTGACCAACGTCCAGAATCAGGCCACGTTTTTCTACCAGGAGAAGACGGATCCCTCGCATCCCAACCAGTATTTCTGGAAGGGGGCGTGGCGGGACATGCAGAAGGTGGAATACGACATCCCGGTCAAGGGGGGAAAACCGGAGCATCTGACCGTCCAACTGACGGTGCATGGTCCGGTGATGACGACCAAGGGACAGACGCTGTCGGTGGACTGGATCGGCGCTTTGCCGTCACCGGACATGCAGGTCCTGCTGGGGATTCTCCGTGCGCAGAATTTCACCCAGTTCCGGGACGCCCTGAAAGACTGGCACGCTCCGTCGCAGAACTTCGTGTACGCGGACGACCAGGGCAACATCGGACTCATCTCGGCGGGCTACTATCCCATCATCCCCAAGGGCGATCCGTGGTTGCCCTTGCCGGGAACCGGGGAGTCGGACATCGTCGGGACCATCCCGTTCGACGACATCCCGCAGGTGTACAACCCGCCGACACACTTTGTCTTCTCGGCGAACCAGCGGGAGGTCGGGCCGGACTATCCGTACTACATCGGGACCACCCTCGACTTTTTCGACTCCGGGTATCGGGCGTCGCGGATTGCTGACACATTGGCCAAAGGCGACCGCATGACGATGAAGGATTTTGAGGCGCTGCAGAACGATACGCACGATCTGTTGGCGATGCGCATCGTGCCGAAACTTTTGGCCGCATTGTCCGGGCAGAAGCTGTCCGCGGCGGAGCAGGGGGCTCAGCGGCTGCTGGCGGCATGGGATGGAAACATGTCCGTCGATTCGGCCGCCGCGAGCGTGTGGTGGACATTCTGGAATCACTATCTGTCCGACACCTTCCAGCCTTGGTGGGACGCGGCCCATGTGCCGGTCGACAAAGACCCGGACCTGAAAGTCGGCCCGGAGCTCACGTCCCTCAACCAGGATCTGGAGGCGTGGACCTTGAACGACCCGGACAACCCGGCCTTTACGGCGCCCGGGCGAGCCCACCGGACGGCCCAGGACGTGATGCGCCAGGCGTTCAACGAGGCGGTGGCGGATCTAGCCAAGCAATTGGGCGGGGAGCCGGCAAGCTGGACGTGGGGCAAGCTCCACGCGCGGCAGTTCCCGTCGCTGGCCCAGATCCCGGCGCTGGGTTATGGGCCGCGCCCGAGTGGCGGCGACCGCTGGACCGTGGACGCTGCCAGCGGCGGGCTGGTGTCGAAGGCCGGTCCGAGCTGGCGGTTCATCATCGACTGGGGCGCTGGAGCGGAAGGGGTGTATCCGGGCGGCCAGAGTGAGAACCCGGCCTCGGCTTGGTACGAGAACGAGATCCCGCTGTGGTGGGACGGGCGGTATTTGCCGGTGTGGGACGTGGAGGATGCGGTGACGTCTGGCGCCGGACCAAGCGCCGGTGCCGGGGCTGGGGCCGCGGCAGGCACGGGCACTGGAGGCGCGGGCACTGGAGGCGCGGGAAGCGCGGGACCGGGGATCCAGGCGACGTGGCGGCTCAGCCCGTGATGAGGATGAGAAGGCGTCTGTCGCTTATCCCTGCGCGAATGTCAGCGCATGGAGCGGACGCCTGGGTGAGCATTGAACGATGCCATGGTGAGTGCGGGACAGATGCTTGGGAGGTGGCGATGTGTATACGGGCCAGTCGTTGTCGGTGTACGAGGGCCGGTATGAGGCGCGGCGGGTGCGGAAGACGAGCGGGATCGTCACGGCGGTGTCGGCCGCGGCCGGCGTGGCGGTGGTGTGGGCGGCGAATCACTGGGGGTGGTGGTACGTGGGTGTGGCCGTCGGTGTGGTGCTGGGCCTCGTCCTGCGGGGGACATCCAGGGTGTTGTGGGCGGCGGGGCTCGCCGGGTTCCTGGGGTGGCTGCTGCCGCTGGGGGTCCGTGCCCTAAACGGCCAGCCGGTGGGGCGGCTGGCTGAGCGCGTCGCGGGCGTACTCGGTATCGGCACCGGGGCTGGGGCGGCCATCGCTGCCCTGGCGGTGACGGGGGTCTTTGGCGCCCTGCTGTGCCTGTGCGGGGCCTGGCTGGGGGCGGCGCTGAGGCGGGTGCGGGGATGACCCTATGGACCGCCTTCCAACGGTATCGGAAGGCTAGCGAAGGCGAAGGTATGTTAGGGAGGGCTTTTGTACGAAAACCTGGCTTGCGGGTTCATCAAGCCTCCATTTCTCTTGCTAACGCGGCAAGTTTGTTTATCGTGTTCCAGTTGCGCATGGTGGACGGTACATCCAGCTTGTCGAGATTGACCGCAAGCTTGGAATTTCGTACGCCGTGACGGAATATCAGGTAGACCTCCCGGCCTTGGATCCGGTATTCGTCACGTTCACTCTTGAAGGCGCTCAACCTTTCGATTCCTTCCTGCGAAGGCGCCTTGAGCAACAAAGAGACATAGAGGCGCTCGCCTTCTGACGAAGCTTCCGCTTCCAACAGTTCCTCTTTCGTGAACGGGCAATTTTCGACAATCCGTTCGAATTCCCGAGCCGTTCTCAAGACAACCGTAGTTGAAATGCCGAAAACCTTTCCGATCTCACGCTCCAATCGTCGGCGCAGCGTGTCCTCGTCTTCTTCTTCCGATTCGAACAGGACATTGCCGCTTTGAATGTACGTTTGAACCCGGTCCAATCCCATCCATTCAAACGTGCGTTTCAACTCGGCCATTTTGATCTTGTTGTGTCCGCCTACGTTTACGCCCCGTAACAACGCAATGTAAACCGTCATGTGAACATCGTCCTCTGCACCTCTCGTCCCCGTTCATCATGTCCATATTCTAGCGACGGCTTCCCTTCGCATTCTATTCAGCCACAGGGAGGCACGCGGCATCTACCCCTTGACGCCCTCGCTCCCCGTACCCTACACTGAATCTGAGCGAGCGCTCAGTCGGAAACGGGGTGACGGGGTGTCCATTACGATTGAGAGCAACGTCAAGGATCCCGAGCGAATCCGCGAGCGGCGGGCGCAAATTGTCGCGGCGGCCGTGAAGCTGTTCACCGAGAAGGGCTTTCATCGGACGACGACGCGCGAGATCGCACGCGAGAGCGGCCTGTCCAACGGCGCCGTGTACGAGTATGTCAAGAGCAAGGAAGACATTCTGTTTCTCGTCTGCCAACACATCCACCGGGAGATGAGAGCGCAGTTGGAGGCGAGCCTCTCTCCCGCCGAGTCCGGGGCCGCGCAGCTGCGGCAGGCCATCCGGGCGTTTTACGGCGTGATCGAACGGATGCAGACGGACATCCTGCTCATCTACCAGGAGAGCAAATCCCTGCCGTCCCCGTTCCTGCGCGAGGTCCTTCGCGAGGAGCAGGCCATCACCGACATCTTCGAGGGGCTGTTGCGGGCCGGGGTTGCGGACGGGTCCATCGCCGTGTCGGAGCGGGAGATCCCGCTCTTGGCGCACGACATCGTGGTCATGGGCCAGATGTGGGCGTTTCGGCGCTGGGGGCTGCGCGACGTGCCGTTCACGGACTTCGTGGAGCAGCAGGTGGCGATTCTCATGCAGGCGTGCAAGGCCCGGTTGGAGGAATGAGGCCCCGGGCACACGCGGGGATTTTGAACATCAGCGAGGAGGGTGGCGGACATGTCCACCAACTTGACCGACCGGCCGGTCCAAACATCTGTTGAAAGCGCTTCACCGACACGTCCCGGCGTGAATCCGTGGGCCGGGACACAGGAGACGGAGCCCCACCGGCCGCATCGACCCGTGCGGTTCGTCACCGCATCGAGCCTGTTCGACGGGCACGACGCGGCCATCAACATCATGCGCCGCATCCTGCAGTCGTCGGGTGCGGAGGTGGTCCACCTCGGGCACAACCGGAGCGTCGACGAGATCGTCACGGCGGCCATTCAGGAGGATGCCCACGGCATCGCAGTCAGCTCCTATCAGGGCGGCCACATGGAGTTCTTCAAATACATGGTCGATCTGCTCCGCGGGCGCGGAGCGGGGCACATCCGCGTCTTCGGCGGAGGCGGCGGCGTGATTGTCCCCGACGAGATCCGGGAGCTGGAGGCGTACGGGGTGGACAAGATCTTCTCCCCGGACGACGGCCGGCGGTTGGGGTTGCAAGGGATGATCAACCACATGATCCGCATCTGCGAAGGGATCGAAAACCCGATGCCGGTCGAGGCGGCGCTCGCCGGTCTGGAGAACGGCGATGCACGGGCCATCGCCAGGCTGGTCACTTACGCCGAGCAGCGCGATCTCGCCGATGCCGCGGCGTACGAGCGGGTGATGGGGGCGGTGAACGAGCGAGCGGCCGCCCGGACGGCCAGCCGCGCCGTACCGGTGGTGGGGATCACGGGCACCGGCGGGGCTGGGAAGTCGTCGTTGACCGATGAGATCGTCCGCCGTTTCCTCGAAGATTTCCCGGAAAAACGCGTGGCCATCTTCTCGATCGACCCGTCGCGACAGAAGACGGGCGGGGCGCTGCTGGGCGATCGCATCCGCATGAACGCCATCCACAACCCGCGCGTGTACATGCGCAGCCTCGCCACCCGGCGGTCGCGCAGCGAGCTTTCAGACGCCATCCACGAGGCCATCGCCATCGCCAAGGCGGCCGGGTTCGACCTGGTGCTGGTGGAGACGAGCGGCATCGGCCAGGGGGACGCGGACGTGGTGTCCGTGGCCGACGTTTCGCTGTACGTGATGACGGCTGAGTTTGGGGCGCCGTCGCAGTTGGAGAAGATTGACATGCTGGACTACGCCGACGTGGTGGCCATCAACAAGTTTGACCGCCGAGGGTCGGAGGACGCTCTGCGCCACGTGCGAAAGCAGGTGCAGCGCAACCGCGGTTGGTTTGACCGACCGCTGGAGGACATGCCGGTGTACGGGACCATCGCCAGCCAGTTCGGCGACCCGGGCACGGACGTGTTGTACCGGGCATTGATCCGAACGGTGAACGACCGCTGCGGCACGAATTGGGAGAGCCGCTATCCGGTGGCGGATGCTTCCGAGCGAAAGCCCGCCATCATCCCCGGGGAGCGCTCCCAGTACCTGCTCGACGTGGTGCGTACGGTGCGGGCCTACCGCGCGCGGGTGGAGGAACAGTCGGAGAAGGCCCGGCGGGCGTATCAACTCCACGGGGCGCTGGAGCAGGTGCAGGGCGCGGGCGGTGCCCCGGATGCGGCGGATGCCGGGGCTGCGGCGACAGCGACAGGTTCGTACGGCGATCCGGTACGCGACCGGCTGGAGGCGATGTACCGCCAGGCCTGGGAGGCGCTCGACGCAGAGACCCGGCAGATCCTCGAGGCGTGGCCGGAGAAGGTGCGCCGGTATCAGGCGGATGAGCTGGTGATGAAGGTCAGGGACAAGGAGATCCGCCAGCCGCTGTACACCGTGTCGTTGTCGGGCACGCGCATCCCGCGGGTCGTGCTGCCCCAGTTCCAGGATTGGGGCGAAATCGTCCGCTGGTCGATGAAGGAGAACGTGCCAGGCGAGTTTCCGTACACGGCAGGGGTGTTCCCGCTCAAGCGCACGGAGGAGGAGCCGCGCCGCCAGTTCGCCGGCGAGGGGACACCGGAGCGGACCAACAGGAGATTCCACTTCCTGTCCCAGAACGATCCCGCGAAGCGCTTGTCGACCGCGTTTGACAGCGTCACCCTGTACGGCGAGGACCCGGACGAGCGGCCGGACATCTACGGCAAGGTCGGCGAGAGCGGCGTATCGGTGTGCACGCTCGACGACATGAAGAAGCTGTACGCCGGGTTCGACCTGTGCGCGCCGAACACCAGCGTGTCGATGACCATCAACGGGCCGGCGCCCATCATCCTGGCGATGTACTTGAACACCGCGATCGACCAGCAGGTGGAGAAGTTCGAGCAGGAGAACGGGCGCAAGCCGACGGAAGCGGAGTACCGGGAGATCCGCGAGCGCACCCTGCGGACGGTGCGAGGCACGGTGCAGGC includes the following:
- a CDS encoding TetR/AcrR family transcriptional regulator — encoded protein: MSITIESNVKDPERIRERRAQIVAAAVKLFTEKGFHRTTTREIARESGLSNGAVYEYVKSKEDILFLVCQHIHREMRAQLEASLSPAESGAAQLRQAIRAFYGVIERMQTDILLIYQESKSLPSPFLREVLREEQAITDIFEGLLRAGVADGSIAVSEREIPLLAHDIVVMGQMWAFRRWGLRDVPFTDFVEQQVAILMQACKARLEE
- the icmF gene encoding fused isobutyryl-CoA mutase/GTPase IcmF; this encodes MSTNLTDRPVQTSVESASPTRPGVNPWAGTQETEPHRPHRPVRFVTASSLFDGHDAAINIMRRILQSSGAEVVHLGHNRSVDEIVTAAIQEDAHGIAVSSYQGGHMEFFKYMVDLLRGRGAGHIRVFGGGGGVIVPDEIRELEAYGVDKIFSPDDGRRLGLQGMINHMIRICEGIENPMPVEAALAGLENGDARAIARLVTYAEQRDLADAAAYERVMGAVNERAAARTASRAVPVVGITGTGGAGKSSLTDEIVRRFLEDFPEKRVAIFSIDPSRQKTGGALLGDRIRMNAIHNPRVYMRSLATRRSRSELSDAIHEAIAIAKAAGFDLVLVETSGIGQGDADVVSVADVSLYVMTAEFGAPSQLEKIDMLDYADVVAINKFDRRGSEDALRHVRKQVQRNRGWFDRPLEDMPVYGTIASQFGDPGTDVLYRALIRTVNDRCGTNWESRYPVADASERKPAIIPGERSQYLLDVVRTVRAYRARVEEQSEKARRAYQLHGALEQVQGAGGAPDAADAGAAATATGSYGDPVRDRLEAMYRQAWEALDAETRQILEAWPEKVRRYQADELVMKVRDKEIRQPLYTVSLSGTRIPRVVLPQFQDWGEIVRWSMKENVPGEFPYTAGVFPLKRTEEEPRRQFAGEGTPERTNRRFHFLSQNDPAKRLSTAFDSVTLYGEDPDERPDIYGKVGESGVSVCTLDDMKKLYAGFDLCAPNTSVSMTINGPAPIILAMYLNTAIDQQVEKFEQENGRKPTEAEYREIRERTLRTVRGTVQADILKEDQGQNTCIFSTEFALRMMGDIQQYFIDHQVRNYYSVSISGYHIAEAGANPITQLAFTLANAFTYVEYYLSRGMKVDDFAPNLSFFFSNGMDPEYSVIGRVARRIWAVAMKYLYGGNERSQKLKYHIQTSGRSLHAQEIDFNDIRTTLQALIAIYDNCNSLHTNAYDEAITTPTEESVRRAMAIQMIINREFGLAKNENPLQGSFIIEELTDLVEEAVLEEFLRLNDRGGVLGAMETQYQRSKIQEESLYYEHLKHSGQLPIIGVNMFINPKTLDPDYVPPKVELARATKEEKDLQLHNLRAFQAAHAADAPAALARLKQVARSGGNIFAELMETVRVASLGQITHALYEVGGQYRRNM